A genomic segment from Lutibacter sp. A80 encodes:
- the folP gene encoding dihydropteroate synthase, with product MKSINCNGTLIDLTSPKVMGILNITPDSFFDGGNYKNETAIISQVRKMLTEGATFIDIGAYSSRPGAKHISEKEELERILPIVKILVKEFPEILISIDTFRSNIAKKCIENGACIINDISAGNMDTVMFKTIAQLQIPYIIMHMQGTPQNMQTNTNYKNIVTDILHYFSEKIYELRALGVNDIITDVGFGFGKTTEQNYTLLKNLELFKNLETPILTGISRKSMLYKPLKITPQKALNATTVANTIALQNGTNILRVHDVKEAIETIKITNLLHN from the coding sequence ATGAAGTCAATTAACTGTAATGGAACTTTAATAGACTTAACATCTCCAAAAGTAATGGGGATTTTAAATATTACCCCAGATTCTTTTTTTGATGGTGGCAACTATAAAAATGAAACGGCAATTATTTCGCAAGTTAGAAAAATGCTAACTGAAGGCGCTACTTTTATTGATATTGGAGCATATTCATCACGTCCAGGCGCTAAACATATTTCTGAAAAAGAAGAATTAGAACGTATTTTACCTATTGTAAAAATACTTGTTAAAGAATTTCCTGAAATATTAATTTCAATAGATACATTTAGAAGCAACATTGCTAAAAAATGCATTGAAAATGGCGCATGTATTATTAACGATATTTCGGCCGGTAATATGGATACAGTCATGTTTAAAACAATAGCGCAACTTCAAATACCATATATTATTATGCATATGCAAGGAACACCTCAAAATATGCAAACCAATACAAACTATAAAAATATAGTAACTGATATTTTACATTATTTTTCTGAAAAAATTTATGAGTTACGCGCTTTAGGTGTTAACGACATTATTACAGATGTAGGCTTTGGCTTTGGAAAAACCACCGAACAAAATTATACATTATTAAAAAACTTAGAGCTTTTTAAAAACCTTGAAACTCCTATATTAACAGGTATTTCTAGAAAATCTATGTTATACAAACCTCTTAAAATCACCCCTCAAAAAGCTTTAAACGCAACAACTGTAGCCAATACAATTGCCCTTCAAAATGGAACAAATATTTTAAGGGTGCACGATGTAAAAGAAGCCATTGAAACAATTAAAATCACCAACTTATTACACAATTAA
- the rho gene encoding transcription termination factor Rho, producing the protein MFEISQLKEKTLVELQEIAKTIGAKKYSQLKKLDLVYLILDIQASNPSKITKKESTSSDNKPKRKRIVKKVATPKEKKPFISEEKKEEVTTPKKTVKQNTAKQEVVEPQEIKENTKRVAQPKPRKVAKAKPKTEVVAKKDKTETTEKPTPSKNKPQAKPAPQQKQPQANQQNKPKQQQNKQQNNQQSNTNKGQRKNNNRYRDPDYEFDGIIESEGVLEMMPDGYGFLRSSDYNYLSSPDDIYLSQSQIKLFGLKTGDTVKGVVRPPKEGEKYFPLIRVSKINGLPPNVVRDRVSFEHLTPLFPQEKFNLAGKSSTLSTRIMDLFCPIGKGQRGMVVSQPKTGKTMLLKDIANSIASNHPEVYQIILLIDERPEEVTDMQRSVRGEVVASTFDEPAEKHVKVANIVLEKAKRLVECGHDVVILLDSITRLARAYNTVAPASGKILSGGIDANALHKPKRFFGAARNIENGGSLSIIATALTETGSKMDEVIFEEFKGTGNMELQLERNIANRRIYPAIDLVKSSTRRDDLLLDEKTVKRMWVLRKYLADMNPVEAMEFIKDKIQYTNSNEEFLISMNG; encoded by the coding sequence ATGTTTGAAATTTCCCAACTAAAGGAGAAAACTCTTGTTGAATTACAGGAGATAGCAAAAACTATAGGAGCAAAAAAATATAGTCAATTAAAAAAATTAGATTTAGTTTATTTAATTTTAGACATACAAGCTTCAAACCCCTCAAAAATCACTAAAAAAGAGTCTACGTCTAGTGATAACAAACCTAAACGAAAAAGAATCGTAAAAAAAGTTGCTACACCAAAAGAAAAAAAACCCTTTATTTCTGAAGAAAAAAAAGAAGAAGTAACTACTCCTAAAAAAACTGTAAAACAAAATACAGCAAAACAAGAAGTAGTAGAGCCTCAAGAAATAAAAGAAAATACCAAAAGAGTTGCGCAACCAAAACCTAGAAAAGTAGCTAAAGCAAAACCAAAGACAGAAGTTGTTGCTAAAAAAGACAAAACAGAAACTACTGAAAAGCCTACTCCTTCTAAAAACAAACCGCAAGCCAAACCTGCTCCACAACAAAAACAACCTCAGGCTAATCAACAAAATAAGCCTAAGCAACAGCAAAACAAACAACAAAATAATCAACAATCTAACACTAATAAAGGACAGCGTAAAAACAACAATCGCTATAGAGATCCTGATTATGAGTTTGATGGAATTATTGAAAGTGAAGGTGTTCTAGAAATGATGCCTGATGGATATGGCTTTTTACGTTCTTCAGATTATAATTATTTATCATCTCCAGATGATATTTACTTATCACAATCTCAAATAAAATTATTCGGTTTAAAAACTGGAGATACCGTTAAAGGTGTAGTAAGACCTCCAAAAGAAGGCGAAAAATATTTTCCATTAATTAGAGTCTCTAAAATAAATGGATTACCACCTAATGTTGTAAGAGACAGAGTTTCTTTTGAACATTTAACACCCTTATTCCCTCAAGAAAAATTTAATTTAGCAGGAAAATCGAGCACATTATCTACACGAATAATGGATTTGTTTTGCCCAATTGGAAAAGGACAAAGAGGTATGGTTGTTTCACAACCTAAAACAGGTAAAACAATGTTGCTTAAAGACATTGCAAACTCTATTGCTTCTAACCACCCTGAAGTTTACCAAATAATTTTATTAATTGATGAACGTCCGGAAGAAGTTACAGATATGCAACGTAGTGTACGTGGAGAAGTTGTAGCTTCTACTTTTGACGAACCTGCTGAAAAACACGTTAAAGTTGCTAATATTGTTTTAGAAAAAGCAAAAAGATTAGTTGAATGTGGACACGATGTTGTTATTTTACTAGACTCTATTACACGTTTAGCAAGAGCCTACAATACTGTTGCTCCAGCATCAGGAAAAATATTATCTGGTGGTATAGATGCCAATGCATTACACAAACCAAAACGTTTCTTTGGAGCTGCTCGTAATATTGAAAACGGAGGTTCTCTTTCTATTATTGCAACTGCATTAACAGAAACTGGTTCTAAAATGGACGAGGTTATTTTTGAAGAATTTAAAGGAACGGGGAATATGGAACTTCAATTAGAAAGAAATATTGCAAACCGTAGAATTTACCCAGCGATTGACTTAGTTAAATCTAGTACACGTAGAGATGATTTACTATTAGATGAAAAAACTGTAAAACGCATGTGGGTTCTTAGAAAATACTTAGCTGATATGAATCCTGTTGAAGCAATGGAATTTATTAAAGATAAAATTCAGTATACCAACTCTAATGAGGAATTTTTAATCTCTATGAATGGTTAA
- the truA gene encoding tRNA pseudouridine(38-40) synthase TruA: MRYFIEIAYKGTNYHGWQYQPNAITIQELINKALTVIFKKPIEVVGAGRTDAGVHAEQLYAHLDLEENFNIDKVKYKLNSLLPNDIAIINILKVIDNAHARFDAESRSYEYRIYFGKNPFLIDATWQIINKKLNVDLMNEAAEILLTYTDFQCFSRSNTDVRTYNCDVTKAVWEQENKSLIFYVSADRFLRNMVRAIVGTLIEVGIGKTTLEEFKKIIESKDRKNAGPSAPAKGLFLTEVSYPKNLFINE, encoded by the coding sequence TTGAGATATTTTATAGAAATAGCATACAAAGGTACAAATTATCATGGTTGGCAATACCAGCCCAATGCAATTACCATTCAAGAATTAATAAATAAAGCACTAACTGTAATTTTTAAAAAACCTATAGAAGTTGTTGGAGCAGGAAGAACAGATGCAGGTGTGCATGCAGAGCAGCTATATGCTCATTTAGATTTAGAAGAAAATTTTAATATTGATAAAGTAAAATATAAGCTAAATTCATTATTACCAAATGATATTGCAATTATAAATATTTTAAAAGTTATTGATAATGCCCATGCGCGTTTTGATGCAGAAAGTAGAAGTTATGAATACAGAATCTATTTTGGTAAAAATCCATTTTTAATAGATGCTACCTGGCAAATTATTAATAAAAAGTTAAATGTGGATTTAATGAATGAAGCAGCTGAAATTTTGTTAACTTACACCGATTTTCAATGTTTTTCTCGTTCAAATACCGATGTTAGAACTTATAATTGCGATGTTACCAAAGCTGTTTGGGAGCAGGAAAATAAATCGTTAATTTTTTATGTTTCAGCAGATCGATTTTTAAGAAATATGGTAAGAGCTATTGTAGGAACTTTAATAGAGGTAGGAATTGGTAAAACAACATTAGAAGAATTTAAAAAAATAATTGAGAGTAAGGATAGAAAAAATGCAGGTCCTTCTGCGCCAGCTAAAGGTTTATTTTTAACCGAAGTAAGCTATCCGAAAAATCTATTTATAAATGAGTAA
- a CDS encoding TIGR00730 family Rossman fold protein — protein MKKVAVFCGSSLGFNEVYKNEAIKLGNYFANNNIGLVYGGGKIGMMGIIADTIIEKKGEVIGVIPGLLRHEEVAHTNITEMIVTKTMSKRKVKISKLVDGYIALPGGFGTLDEIFEALTLNQLGIEQKPVGILNTNGFYNHLIKQLDTMVTEGYLKKSNKEMLIVSDSIDDLLTKMFEYKAPMLTKVINKVVK, from the coding sequence ATGAAAAAAGTTGCAGTTTTTTGCGGTTCTAGCCTCGGTTTTAATGAAGTTTATAAAAATGAAGCCATAAAGCTTGGCAATTATTTTGCCAACAATAATATTGGATTGGTATACGGAGGAGGAAAAATTGGAATGATGGGCATTATAGCTGATACTATTATTGAAAAAAAAGGAGAAGTTATTGGCGTTATTCCTGGATTATTGAGACACGAAGAAGTTGCACATACTAATATTACCGAAATGATTGTTACCAAAACAATGAGTAAACGAAAGGTTAAAATTAGTAAATTAGTTGACGGTTATATTGCATTACCTGGGGGATTTGGAACTTTAGATGAAATTTTTGAAGCCCTTACATTAAATCAACTCGGTATTGAACAAAAACCTGTTGGTATTCTTAATACAAATGGTTTTTACAATCACTTAATAAAACAATTAGATACAATGGTTACAGAAGGTTACTTAAAAAAATCTAATAAAGAGATGTTAATTGTAAGTGATTCTATCGATGATTTACTAACAAAAATGTTCGAATACAAAGCTCCAATGCTAACTAAAGTAATAAATAAAGTAGTAAAATAA
- a CDS encoding right-handed parallel beta-helix repeat-containing protein → MKKMNIKFISFILILFFQNIMFSKDYYVHPKLGNDTNTGVSKAQAFKTIERANKINYKSGDRLLLASGQIYTNGLKLINKQGTAEKPITITTVLWDSKQSFVPATINFTHNLNGVLIENCSYVNISNIHLTANGYLKNDNEAIMHCAILIINEGIEEMKYITIDNVSILDVYYEKEGFSRGKQEVRTANGTQKYGWGVRVINKHKAVAIKHVYIKNTNIKNVSHTGIKLTGKGKNISNIYILNNKLDATGGPGIQMSGVKDVQVAGNTVTHSGSNTDSRKWGRGSGLWTWSSSNVLIEKNKFLYANGPGDSAGAHIDFNCDNIVIQYNISAYNAGGFCEILGNNYNCAYRYNISINDGYRVKGINDAFQEGKTLWLSGYQGTKKGRKGPVNTYIYNNTIYCDASIVSKIAFDNTSKGVLIANNIFHIMGNSEVVVGDQYKPDLKNDLSIENLVFKSNLFLTEASWPKNTQIVDTHPLYGNAEFVNPGDTVKVHYIPQNVGLVKHKGIVIDLLPNDGVGLLQGLKLDTDILGNTISNKPSIGAIEPK, encoded by the coding sequence ATGAAAAAAATGAACATTAAGTTTATCTCATTTATTTTGATCTTATTTTTTCAGAATATAATGTTTTCAAAAGATTATTACGTGCATCCAAAACTTGGGAATGATACCAATACAGGTGTTTCAAAGGCTCAAGCATTTAAAACAATTGAACGTGCAAATAAAATTAATTATAAAAGTGGAGATAGATTATTACTAGCCTCTGGTCAAATTTATACAAACGGACTTAAACTTATTAATAAACAAGGTACAGCAGAAAAACCTATAACCATAACTACTGTACTGTGGGACTCTAAGCAAAGTTTTGTGCCAGCAACTATTAATTTTACACACAACCTTAATGGTGTTTTAATTGAAAATTGTAGCTATGTAAATATTTCAAATATACACTTAACAGCCAATGGTTATTTAAAGAATGATAATGAGGCTATAATGCATTGTGCTATTCTGATAATAAATGAAGGGATAGAAGAAATGAAATACATTACAATAGATAATGTATCTATTTTAGATGTTTATTATGAAAAAGAAGGTTTTTCCAGAGGGAAACAAGAAGTGAGAACTGCTAATGGAACTCAAAAATATGGCTGGGGTGTTCGTGTTATAAATAAGCATAAAGCTGTTGCCATAAAACATGTATATATTAAAAACACGAATATCAAAAATGTATCACATACAGGTATAAAGTTAACAGGTAAAGGAAAAAATATATCAAATATTTATATTTTAAATAATAAATTAGACGCTACAGGTGGTCCGGGAATACAAATGTCTGGAGTTAAAGATGTTCAGGTAGCCGGTAATACAGTAACGCATTCAGGTAGTAATACTGATTCCCGAAAATGGGGGCGTGGTAGTGGTTTATGGACTTGGAGTTCTTCAAATGTTTTAATTGAAAAAAATAAATTTTTATATGCTAATGGACCTGGAGATTCAGCTGGTGCACATATAGATTTTAATTGTGATAATATAGTGATTCAATATAATATAAGCGCTTATAATGCTGGTGGGTTTTGTGAAATATTAGGCAATAATTACAATTGTGCATATCGTTATAATATTAGTATTAATGACGGATATAGAGTTAAAGGCATTAATGATGCTTTTCAAGAAGGTAAAACACTATGGTTAAGCGGATATCAAGGGACTAAGAAGGGAAGAAAAGGTCCTGTTAATACATATATTTATAATAACACTATTTATTGTGATGCTTCTATTGTTTCTAAAATTGCTTTTGATAATACAAGTAAAGGTGTATTAATAGCAAACAATATTTTCCATATAATGGGAAATTCTGAAGTTGTGGTAGGAGATCAATATAAACCAGATTTAAAAAACGATTTGTCTATAGAGAACTTGGTATTTAAAAGCAATTTATTTTTAACTGAAGCTAGTTGGCCTAAAAATACTCAAATAGTAGATACACATCCTTTATATGGAAATGCTGAGTTTGTAAATCCTGGAGATACTGTAAAAGTACATTATATACCTCAAAATGTTGGGTTAGTAAAGCATAAGGGAATTGTAATAGATTTACTTCCAAATGATGGTGTGGGATTGTTACAAGGTTTAAAATTGGATACGGATATACTAGGAAATACAATTAGCAACAAACCAAGTATTGGAGCAATAGAACCTAAATAA
- the cdaA gene encoding diadenylate cyclase CdaA, translated as MLDFLDFTFLDALDIVLVAILLYSVYKLLKGTVAINIFIGIALVVLIWKITQALQMEMLSGLLGTLISVGAIAILIVFQPEVRKFLLMLGSTNFSNKKNFLKQLKFLKTEIHTNMDVEVIITACQAMSTTKTGALIVLERTHNLDFVKNTGDTMNAEINQPILESIFYKNSPLHDGAVIIKENFIIATRIVLPLSKKQLPARFGLRHRAAIGVTEKTDALCIVVSEETGKISYIKDGEFVLYKNYNELIETIRYDLN; from the coding sequence ATGCTAGATTTTTTAGATTTCACTTTTCTTGACGCTTTAGATATAGTATTGGTTGCTATTTTACTTTACTCTGTATATAAATTACTTAAAGGCACGGTAGCTATTAACATATTTATTGGTATTGCTTTAGTTGTTTTAATTTGGAAAATAACACAAGCACTCCAAATGGAAATGCTAAGTGGCCTACTAGGCACTTTAATAAGTGTTGGTGCTATTGCTATTTTAATAGTTTTTCAACCCGAAGTTAGAAAGTTTTTACTAATGCTAGGTTCTACAAATTTTAGCAACAAAAAAAACTTTTTAAAACAATTAAAATTTCTTAAAACTGAAATTCATACCAATATGGATGTAGAAGTTATTATAACAGCCTGCCAAGCAATGTCTACAACTAAAACTGGAGCTTTAATTGTACTAGAACGCACCCATAATTTAGATTTTGTAAAAAACACTGGAGATACTATGAATGCAGAAATAAATCAACCAATATTAGAAAGTATTTTTTACAAAAATAGCCCTTTGCACGATGGCGCCGTAATTATTAAAGAAAATTTTATAATTGCTACAAGAATTGTTCTACCACTTTCAAAAAAACAACTTCCAGCTAGATTTGGCCTAAGACATAGAGCAGCCATAGGTGTTACTGAAAAAACAGATGCTTTATGCATAGTAGTATCTGAAGAAACTGGTAAAATATCGTATATAAAAGATGGAGAATTTGTACTTTATAAAAATTACAATGAATTGATTGAAACAATTCGATACGACCTTAATTAG
- a CDS encoding DUF4293 domain-containing protein yields the protein MIQRIQTIYLLLATLLSGGSIFLFNLWVNNEGIKFFVMDAFNTSNTLLIVMAVLFFLSAVLTFVAVFQFKKRQLQFVIGRLAILTNFILLGILVYFSQNLSGEINVSEKGIGLLIPILTIVLVVMANKAIKKDEELVKSVDRLR from the coding sequence ATGATTCAAAGAATACAAACTATATATTTATTATTAGCAACCTTATTGTCTGGAGGAAGTATTTTCCTGTTCAATTTATGGGTTAATAATGAGGGGATTAAGTTTTTTGTAATGGATGCTTTTAATACTAGCAATACACTTTTAATTGTAATGGCTGTATTATTTTTTCTATCTGCCGTATTAACATTTGTTGCCGTTTTTCAATTTAAAAAGCGACAATTACAATTTGTTATAGGTAGATTAGCAATTTTGACCAATTTTATTTTATTAGGTATTCTCGTATATTTTTCACAAAACTTATCTGGAGAAATTAATGTTTCTGAGAAGGGTATTGGGTTGCTGATTCCAATTTTAACAATAGTATTAGTTGTAATGGCTAATAAAGCAATTAAGAAGGATGAAGAGCTTGTAAAATCTGTAGATAGATTACGTTAA
- a CDS encoding metallophosphoesterase, with the protein MKKILLLSDTHSYIDDTMLKYVKKADEVWHAGDIGDIKVTDIISKIKPIRAVYGNIDNKIIRSEFPLDNKFELEGVSVWITHIGGYPNRYDQRIKSAIAENPPKIFISGHSHILKVIYDKKLNLLHLNPGAVGKHGFHKVRTMLRFEIDKGNIGNLEIIELEKR; encoded by the coding sequence ATGAAAAAAATACTACTTCTTTCCGATACACATAGCTATATTGATGATACCATGCTTAAGTATGTAAAAAAAGCGGACGAAGTTTGGCATGCTGGAGATATTGGAGACATTAAAGTAACAGATATAATTTCAAAAATTAAACCAATAAGAGCTGTTTATGGAAATATTGATAATAAAATAATTAGATCTGAATTTCCTTTAGATAACAAATTTGAACTCGAAGGTGTTTCCGTTTGGATAACACATATTGGAGGTTATCCAAATAGATACGATCAAAGGATTAAATCTGCAATAGCTGAAAATCCACCTAAAATTTTTATCAGCGGACATTCTCATATTTTAAAAGTTATTTATGATAAAAAATTAAATCTACTTCATTTAAATCCTGGTGCTGTTGGAAAACATGGATTTCACAAAGTAAGAACCATGCTTCGTTTTGAGATAGACAAAGGAAACATTGGCAATTTAGAAATTATAGAATTAGAAAAACGTTAG
- a CDS encoding ABC transporter ATP-binding protein, whose amino-acid sequence MSKKVTGKAFDLKIFSRLMSFAKIYRWEFTISTLAAILLSLVSIAKPVLLQEIVNVYFENKDKEGILYFSLLMVAFLVAEVLLQFLFIYKVNWLGQHIIMDIRVKLQKHMLQFKMAYFDKSSVGKLVTRLVSDTETIAQFFGQGLFMIISDLLKMLVVAIVMLFMNWKLALIAFIILPIMIYATKLFQIAIKAAFQEVRIQVANLNGFVQERVTGMMIVQLFNREKLEYENFVKINEKHKKAQVRTVWYYSIFFPIAEVLTSIAVGLMVWYGGLDIVNSGITSAGEIIAFIMMSQMLFRPLRQIADKFNTLQMGMVAGDRVFEILDTNSQIDRTGNVEATSFKGDIAFKNVRFSYIKGEEVLKGISFNVNAGETVAIVGATGAGKSTIINLVNRFYEISEGEICVDNHNIEQYTLHSLRNQIAVVLQDVFLFSDTIFNNIVLNKEGITLDEVKNAAKEIGIHKFIMSLPGDYNYNVKERGAMLSSGQRQLIAFLRAYVSNPSVLILDEATSSIDSYSEKLIQDATDKITKHQTSIIIAHRLTTIKKADRIIVMDKGEIVEQGSHSELLEKDGYYKNLYNMQFASEVAS is encoded by the coding sequence ATGAGTAAAAAAGTTACAGGCAAAGCTTTTGATTTAAAAATCTTTAGTAGATTAATGTCCTTTGCCAAAATATATCGTTGGGAATTTACAATAAGTACCTTAGCAGCAATATTACTTTCATTAGTTTCAATAGCTAAACCTGTTTTGTTACAAGAAATTGTAAATGTTTATTTTGAAAATAAAGATAAAGAAGGAATTTTATATTTTTCATTGCTTATGGTTGCTTTTTTAGTGGCTGAGGTACTACTACAATTTTTATTTATCTACAAAGTAAACTGGTTAGGTCAACATATTATTATGGATATTAGGGTGAAGCTGCAAAAACATATGTTGCAGTTTAAAATGGCTTATTTTGATAAATCTTCTGTTGGGAAATTGGTCACTAGGTTAGTGTCAGATACAGAAACCATAGCACAATTTTTTGGGCAAGGTTTGTTTATGATTATAAGTGATTTGCTAAAAATGCTGGTTGTAGCCATTGTAATGTTGTTTATGAATTGGAAACTTGCGTTAATTGCATTTATTATTTTACCAATAATGATTTACGCAACTAAATTGTTTCAAATAGCTATAAAAGCAGCGTTTCAAGAGGTTAGAATTCAAGTAGCTAATTTAAATGGTTTTGTACAAGAACGTGTAACAGGAATGATGATTGTTCAGCTTTTTAATCGAGAGAAGTTAGAATATGAAAATTTTGTAAAAATTAATGAAAAGCATAAAAAAGCTCAAGTTAGAACAGTTTGGTATTACTCTATATTTTTCCCAATTGCAGAAGTGTTAACCTCAATTGCTGTAGGTTTAATGGTTTGGTATGGAGGTTTAGATATTGTAAATTCTGGAATTACTAGTGCTGGTGAAATTATTGCTTTTATAATGATGTCTCAAATGCTATTTAGACCTTTGCGTCAAATTGCAGATAAGTTTAATACGCTTCAAATGGGTATGGTTGCTGGTGATCGTGTTTTTGAAATATTAGATACTAACAGTCAAATTGATAGAACAGGAAATGTTGAAGCAACAAGCTTTAAAGGAGATATTGCTTTTAAAAATGTACGTTTTAGTTATATAAAAGGAGAGGAGGTTTTAAAAGGGATTTCTTTTAATGTAAATGCTGGTGAAACTGTTGCAATTGTAGGTGCAACTGGAGCCGGTAAATCGACTATTATTAATTTAGTAAATCGTTTTTATGAAATTAGTGAAGGAGAAATATGTGTTGACAATCACAATATAGAGCAATACACCTTACATTCACTTAGAAATCAAATAGCGGTTGTATTACAAGATGTGTTCTTATTTTCAGACACTATTTTTAATAATATTGTACTTAATAAAGAGGGAATTACTTTAGACGAGGTTAAAAATGCTGCAAAAGAAATTGGGATTCATAAATTTATTATGAGTTTGCCTGGAGATTACAATTATAATGTAAAAGAGCGTGGAGCAATGCTTTCTTCTGGACAACGTCAGTTAATTGCTTTTTTACGTGCTTATGTAAGTAACCCGAGCGTGTTAATTTTAGATGAGGCCACGTCTTCTATCGACTCGTATTCAGAAAAATTAATACAGGATGCTACAGATAAAATAACAAAACATCAAACTTCAATAATTATTGCTCATAGGTTAACAACCATAAAAAAAGCAGATAGAATTATAGTAATGGATAAAGGTGAGATTGTTGAGCAAGGTTCTCACTCGGAATTATTAGAAAAAGATGGTTATTATAAAAACTTGTATAATATGCAGTTTGCCAGTGAGGTAGCTTCTTAG
- a CDS encoding DoxX family protein, translating to MKLLVRLSRLLVSITFIFSGFVKLVDPLGSAYKFEEYFGADVLNLEFLIPYALPFSIVLILAEIILGIMLLVGYLPKLTVWSLLVLIGVFLFLTWYSAYYNKVTDCGCFGDAVKLSSWGTFYKNIVLIVFILILVKGYKYITPLYSIALAKWSTFISFLIFLYIVYHVLIHLPLIDFRPYAIGKNIPVEMEYVGTKEPAIHDFFLESSEGEELTYEVLEADKVLLVITYNIDISDKQGFVGIKQVTDKALANGYQVYALSASMDEDFLKIKNEYKLDFDMLFGDETMLKTIIRSNPGVITLNKGTVTGKWSWVDVDKIKFN from the coding sequence ATGAAATTACTAGTGCGCCTTTCTCGATTGCTTGTGTCGATAACATTCATCTTTTCTGGCTTTGTAAAGTTAGTAGATCCACTAGGTTCTGCTTATAAATTTGAAGAGTATTTTGGAGCAGATGTATTGAATTTGGAATTTTTAATTCCATATGCGTTGCCTTTTTCAATAGTGTTAATATTAGCAGAAATAATTTTAGGTATTATGTTGTTGGTAGGGTATTTGCCTAAATTAACGGTTTGGAGTTTGCTAGTATTAATAGGAGTTTTCCTCTTTTTAACCTGGTATTCAGCATATTATAATAAAGTAACGGATTGTGGATGTTTTGGTGATGCTGTAAAACTCTCTAGTTGGGGTACATTTTATAAAAATATAGTGTTAATTGTATTTATATTGATTTTAGTGAAAGGGTATAAGTACATAACACCATTATATAGTATAGCTTTAGCTAAATGGAGTACTTTTATTTCTTTTTTAATATTTCTTTATATTGTATACCATGTATTAATTCATTTACCATTAATTGATTTTAGACCTTATGCAATTGGGAAAAATATTCCAGTAGAAATGGAATATGTAGGAACAAAAGAGCCTGCAATACACGATTTCTTTTTAGAATCTTCCGAAGGTGAAGAGCTTACGTACGAGGTTTTAGAAGCAGATAAAGTCTTGTTAGTTATTACATATAATATAGATATAAGTGATAAGCAAGGTTTTGTAGGTATTAAACAAGTTACAGATAAAGCTTTGGCAAATGGATATCAAGTGTATGCACTTTCGGCTTCTATGGATGAAGATTTTCTTAAAATAAAAAATGAATACAAGCTGGATTTTGATATGCTTTTTGGTGATGAAACTATGCTGAAAACTATTATAAGATCCAATCCTGGTGTTATTACCCTAAATAAAGGTACGGTAACCGGTAAATGGAGTTGGGTAGATGTTGATAAAATTAAATTTAATTAA
- a CDS encoding DUF1599 domain-containing protein gives MQQTSKQYNDIIIKCRALYVNKLKDYGTAWRILRLPSLTDQIFIKAQRIRQLQQNSVRKVDEGEVSEFIGIINYSIMALIQLEKGVVEQPDISNEKAIELYDKHVVIAKQLMEAKNHDYGEAWRDMRVSSLTDLILQKLLRVKQIEDNKGKTIVSEGIDANYQDMINYAVFALIHINEKK, from the coding sequence ATGCAACAAACTTCAAAACAATATAACGACATTATTATAAAGTGTCGTGCACTATACGTAAATAAGTTAAAAGATTACGGTACTGCTTGGCGTATTTTAAGATTGCCATCTCTAACCGATCAAATTTTTATTAAGGCGCAACGTATACGTCAGTTACAGCAAAATAGTGTGAGAAAAGTTGATGAAGGTGAGGTTTCTGAGTTTATTGGTATTATAAATTATTCTATAATGGCTTTAATTCAATTAGAAAAAGGAGTTGTTGAGCAACCGGATATTTCTAATGAAAAAGCTATTGAATTATACGATAAGCACGTTGTTATTGCTAAACAATTGATGGAAGCTAAAAATCATGATTATGGAGAGGCTTGGAGAGATATGCGTGTGAGTTCTTTAACAGATTTAATTCTTCAAAAATTATTGCGTGTAAAACAAATTGAAGATAATAAAGGTAAAACTATTGTTTCTGAAGGGATAGATGCAAATTATCAAGACATGATTAATTATGCTGTTTTTGCTTTAATACATATTAACGAAAAAAAATAA